A region from the Rufibacter sp. DG15C genome encodes:
- a CDS encoding MarR family winged helix-turn-helix transcriptional regulator, whose translation MTNSHRDNAIAFLKQMSKVTLVLKAFMRQKFKAHNLNITFEMFQVLRFLWEKESANQQEIANAIIKDKASLTYLIDNLVGRNLVQRTEDVQDRRNKIITLTPAGKELTAMMQPWIEEMYELVGQSSTEAELEAGLRLFKNIHDTVVKRG comes from the coding sequence ATGACAAATTCTCACCGCGATAATGCCATTGCCTTCTTAAAACAGATGTCTAAGGTGACATTGGTGTTAAAGGCGTTCATGCGGCAAAAATTCAAGGCCCACAACCTCAACATCACGTTTGAGATGTTTCAGGTGCTTCGGTTTTTGTGGGAGAAGGAGAGTGCCAACCAGCAGGAGATTGCCAATGCCATTATCAAGGACAAGGCCAGCCTTACCTACCTCATTGACAACTTGGTGGGCCGTAACTTGGTGCAGCGCACTGAGGATGTGCAAGACCGCCGCAACAAGATCATTACCCTCACGCCCGCCGGGAAAGAACTGACCGCCATGATGCAACCTTGGATAGAGGAAATGTACGAGCTGGTAGGTCAAAGTAGCACAGAAGCAGAACTAGAAGCAGGCCTTAGACTCTTCAAGAACATTCATGATACAGTAGTTAAGCGCGGCTAA
- a CDS encoding catalase: protein MEKDQNKTNGQTGKDQEGRPTLTTRQGHPVTDNQNLRTIGNRGPATLENYHFIEKISHFDRERVPERVVHARGAGAHGVFTAYGKVGDEPIAKYTRARLFQEKGKQTPVFVRFSTVGHGGHSPETLRDPRGFAVKFYTEDGNWDLVGNNLKIFFIRDAMKFPDLIHSQKPDPVTNIQSGERIFDFIASTPESTHMATFLFSPWGIPANYRQMQGSGVNTYKWVNADGQAVLVKYHWEPLQGIKNLTQKEAEAIQAKNFNHATQDLFEAIKEGNYPEWELCVQIMSDDDHPELDFDPLDDTKLWPVDQFPFLPVGKMTLNRNPENYFAEVEQAAFGTGVLVDGLDFSDDKMLQGRTFSYSDTQRYRVGANYLQLPINAPKTHVATNQRDGQMAFNVDTQQGQNPHVNYEPSILGGVKEAPKAGKDYTPRYEANLVRAKIDRTNDFKQAGDTYRNFEDWERDELISNLVSTLATADKRIQDKMIEHFTLADADYGRRVAEGLAKTKKSPEDKGPIGATSPEAGVQEAKDVSHSARPY from the coding sequence ATGGAAAAAGACCAAAATAAGACCAATGGTCAGACTGGCAAAGACCAGGAAGGCCGTCCTACCCTCACTACGCGTCAAGGTCATCCGGTAACAGACAACCAGAACCTGCGCACCATCGGGAACCGCGGACCAGCCACCCTGGAGAACTACCACTTCATTGAAAAGATTTCGCACTTTGACCGGGAGCGCGTGCCAGAGCGCGTAGTGCATGCCCGCGGCGCCGGGGCCCATGGCGTCTTTACCGCCTACGGAAAAGTGGGTGATGAGCCAATTGCCAAATATACCCGTGCCCGTTTGTTTCAGGAGAAAGGAAAGCAGACGCCGGTGTTTGTACGCTTCTCTACGGTAGGCCACGGCGGCCATTCGCCAGAGACCTTGCGTGACCCGCGTGGTTTTGCCGTGAAGTTCTACACCGAAGACGGGAACTGGGACTTGGTAGGCAATAACCTGAAGATTTTCTTCATACGGGACGCCATGAAGTTCCCGGACTTGATCCACTCGCAGAAGCCAGACCCGGTGACCAACATCCAGAGCGGCGAGCGTATTTTTGACTTCATCGCCAGTACGCCAGAGTCCACGCACATGGCCACGTTCCTGTTCTCTCCGTGGGGCATTCCGGCCAACTACCGCCAGATGCAAGGCTCAGGGGTGAATACTTATAAGTGGGTGAACGCCGACGGCCAGGCGGTTTTAGTAAAATACCACTGGGAGCCCTTGCAGGGCATCAAAAATTTGACCCAGAAAGAAGCTGAAGCCATCCAGGCCAAGAACTTCAATCACGCTACGCAAGACTTGTTTGAAGCCATCAAAGAAGGCAACTACCCAGAGTGGGAACTGTGCGTGCAGATCATGTCTGACGACGATCACCCAGAACTGGACTTCGATCCATTGGATGACACTAAGTTGTGGCCGGTAGACCAATTCCCGTTCCTGCCGGTGGGCAAGATGACCTTGAACCGTAACCCTGAAAATTACTTCGCAGAAGTGGAACAGGCGGCCTTTGGTACCGGGGTGCTGGTAGACGGTCTGGACTTCTCTGATGACAAGATGTTGCAGGGACGCACCTTCTCCTACTCAGACACCCAGCGGTACCGCGTGGGCGCCAACTACTTGCAACTGCCTATCAATGCACCTAAAACGCACGTGGCCACCAACCAGCGCGACGGGCAGATGGCTTTTAACGTAGATACTCAGCAAGGACAGAATCCGCATGTGAACTATGAGCCGTCTATCCTGGGGGGTGTGAAAGAAGCACCTAAAGCTGGCAAGGACTACACCCCGCGTTATGAAGCCAACTTGGTGCGCGCCAAAATTGACCGCACCAATGACTTTAAACAGGCCGGTGACACCTACCGCAACTTTGAAGACTGGGAGCGTGATGAATTAATCAGCAACCTGGTATCTACCTTGGCTACCGCTGATAAGCGTATCCAAGATAAGATGATTGAGCACTTCACGCTGGCAGACGCAGATTACGGCAGACGCGTAGCCGAAGGCCTGGCCAAAACCAAGAAGTCTCCGGAAGACAAAGGCCCTATTGGCGCCACCTCTCCAGAGGCCGGCGTGCAGGAGGCCAAAGACGTGTCGCATTCCGCAAGACCTTATTAG
- a CDS encoding glutathione peroxidase, producing MRKKIMKLLYPLIMKLSKGTKNGQVLQNEKKVAPVQPFYSLGTVLSNGQPLDFSALKGKKILLVNTASNCGYTGQYEELQKLQEQQKDELVVIGFPANDFKEQEKDDDQTISQFCQVNYGVTFPLAKKSVVVQAQGQNPVYNWLSDPNKNGWNQHQPDWNFSKYLLDENGVLTHYFGPAISPLGEEIQQAIQPKK from the coding sequence ATGAGAAAGAAAATCATGAAATTGCTATACCCGCTCATCATGAAACTGAGCAAGGGCACAAAAAACGGGCAGGTGCTGCAGAACGAGAAGAAGGTAGCGCCCGTTCAACCGTTCTATAGCTTGGGCACCGTACTCAGCAATGGACAGCCTTTGGATTTTAGTGCATTGAAGGGTAAGAAAATCCTGCTGGTAAACACGGCCTCTAACTGTGGCTACACCGGTCAGTATGAAGAGCTACAGAAATTGCAAGAGCAGCAAAAGGACGAGCTGGTGGTGATCGGGTTCCCGGCCAATGACTTTAAGGAGCAGGAAAAGGATGATGACCAGACCATCTCGCAGTTCTGCCAAGTAAACTACGGCGTCACGTTCCCGCTGGCCAAAAAGAGCGTGGTAGTGCAGGCCCAGGGGCAGAACCCAGTGTACAACTGGCTCTCTGACCCCAATAAAAACGGCTGGAACCAACATCAGCCAGACTGGAATTTTAGCAAGTATTTACTGGATGAGAATGGCGTTTTGACGCATTATTTCGGGCCGGCCATTTCACCGCTAGGCGAGGAAATACAGCAAGCCATCCAGCCTAAAAAATAG
- a CDS encoding cation diffusion facilitator family transporter, whose product MKTLEKFEYPPELLPVFKKAKKLEWITIGYLLITACLVFFTMGSSQAMKTAWFEDVLSLTPSISFLIASRLVQKEPNKEFPYGYHKVASIAYLVSAVALFVVGGFLMVDSAMTLIKQEHPTIGIVVIFGREIWLGYLMMVVMFWGTFPSYILGKMKLPLAKQLHEKNLYTDAEMNKADWMTAAAAIGGIWGIGMGWWWADATAALIISLDILKDGFTNLKQAVYDLIDQTPKKVDDQEDDPLLKDVRNVLHKQPWVEDFSFRMREEGHIYLGEGFVKAHHTEVENLPLRIQQLKKEVEDLSWRIHEFVITPVITLPDEHSEK is encoded by the coding sequence ATGAAGACTCTAGAGAAATTTGAGTACCCGCCAGAATTGCTGCCCGTCTTTAAAAAAGCGAAGAAGTTGGAGTGGATCACCATTGGCTACCTCCTCATCACGGCCTGTTTGGTGTTTTTTACCATGGGTAGTTCCCAGGCCATGAAAACGGCTTGGTTTGAGGATGTCTTGAGCTTAACGCCTTCCATCTCGTTTTTAATTGCCTCTAGATTAGTGCAGAAAGAGCCGAACAAGGAGTTTCCGTATGGTTACCATAAAGTGGCCAGCATTGCCTACCTGGTGAGCGCGGTGGCTTTGTTTGTGGTGGGGGGATTTTTGATGGTAGATTCCGCTATGACGCTTATTAAGCAGGAACATCCTACCATTGGGATTGTGGTCATCTTCGGGCGGGAGATCTGGCTGGGCTACCTGATGATGGTGGTCATGTTCTGGGGAACGTTCCCGTCCTATATTTTGGGCAAGATGAAACTGCCCCTGGCCAAGCAGCTACATGAGAAAAACCTCTACACAGACGCTGAAATGAACAAAGCCGACTGGATGACCGCCGCCGCGGCCATTGGCGGCATCTGGGGCATTGGCATGGGCTGGTGGTGGGCAGATGCCACGGCGGCATTAATTATCTCTCTGGACATTCTCAAAGACGGATTCACCAACCTGAAACAGGCCGTATATGACCTCATTGACCAGACGCCCAAAAAAGTTGACGATCAGGAGGATGACCCATTGTTAAAAGACGTCCGGAACGTACTGCATAAGCAGCCTTGGGTAGAGGACTTCTCCTTTAGAATGCGCGAAGAAGGCCACATTTACCTAGGCGAAGGTTTTGTAAAGGCCCACCACACCGAGGTGGAAAACCTGCCACTGCGCATTCAGCAGTTGAAGAAAGAGGTGGAGGATTTGAGCTGGCGCATCCATGAGTTTGTCATCACGCCGGTGATAACCCTCCCTGACGAGCATAGTGAAAAGTAA
- a CDS encoding amino acid permease — protein MANQLFARKSIDKLSADAFSEGAHSLKRTLGPVNLVALGVGAIIGTGIFVLTGSAAAEYTGPAIVLAFILAGLGCAFAGLCYAEFASMIPIAGSAYTYGYATLGEFVAWIIGWDLILEYLFGAATVAVGWSGYVVSFLRDFGVNIPPEWSNAIGIEMVYVAKTGAWTPITEQLTSSLAAEGINIATLPQATGIFNLVAAIAIALVTILLVIGMSESAKFNNVAVIIKVGVVILFIMAGANWLFGHPDEAAANWTPFIPENKGGFGEYGWSGIVRAAGVIFFAYIGFDAVSTTAQEAKNPQRDMPIGILGSLVICTILYILVSGILTAMVHYSQLNVAEPIAVGIEKTGYRFLRDLIKIGAIAGLSSVMLVMLMSQPRIFYTMSKDGLLPPIFGRLHPRFKTPHVSTILTGTICAIVAGAFSVTELGHLVSIGTLLAFVIVCAGVWYLRVKEPDRPRPFRTPLVPLVPILGILVCLGMMAGLPIETWYRLLGWMAIGIAIYFFYGKKHSVIRKENNLE, from the coding sequence ATGGCAAACCAACTTTTCGCTAGGAAGTCAATTGACAAGCTTAGCGCAGACGCCTTTAGTGAGGGCGCCCACAGTCTAAAACGCACCTTAGGGCCAGTGAACTTGGTGGCTCTTGGCGTAGGGGCCATCATTGGGACGGGTATTTTTGTACTTACCGGAAGCGCGGCCGCTGAATACACCGGCCCTGCTATTGTATTAGCCTTTATTTTGGCAGGCTTGGGCTGTGCGTTTGCCGGTCTTTGCTACGCAGAATTTGCTTCCATGATTCCTATTGCCGGATCTGCCTACACCTACGGTTATGCTACGCTGGGTGAGTTTGTGGCTTGGATCATTGGCTGGGATTTGATTCTTGAGTACTTATTTGGTGCCGCTACCGTGGCCGTTGGTTGGTCTGGATACGTGGTATCCTTCTTGCGTGACTTTGGCGTGAACATTCCGCCGGAATGGTCAAATGCCATTGGTATTGAGATGGTATACGTTGCCAAAACCGGTGCCTGGACGCCTATCACTGAGCAGTTAACTTCTTCCTTAGCCGCCGAGGGCATTAACATTGCCACCTTGCCACAAGCTACAGGTATCTTTAACCTAGTGGCGGCCATTGCCATTGCCTTGGTAACCATCCTGTTGGTGATTGGTATGAGCGAGTCTGCCAAGTTTAACAACGTAGCTGTAATCATTAAAGTAGGCGTGGTGATCTTGTTCATCATGGCCGGTGCTAACTGGTTATTTGGTCACCCAGACGAGGCTGCCGCTAACTGGACGCCGTTCATCCCAGAAAACAAAGGTGGTTTTGGGGAGTATGGCTGGTCTGGTATTGTACGCGCCGCGGGAGTTATCTTCTTCGCCTACATTGGCTTTGACGCCGTTTCTACTACTGCCCAGGAAGCTAAAAATCCACAAAGAGACATGCCAATTGGTATCTTGGGTTCTTTGGTGATCTGTACCATCCTGTACATTCTAGTATCTGGTATCTTGACCGCCATGGTACACTACAGCCAGCTGAACGTAGCTGAGCCTATTGCCGTGGGTATTGAGAAAACTGGTTACAGATTCTTGCGTGACTTGATTAAGATTGGTGCCATTGCCGGTCTTTCTTCTGTAATGCTGGTGATGTTGATGTCACAGCCGCGTATCTTCTACACCATGTCTAAAGACGGTTTGCTGCCTCCAATCTTTGGTAGATTGCACCCACGTTTCAAGACGCCTCACGTGAGTACTATCTTAACGGGTACTATCTGCGCCATTGTAGCAGGTGCTTTCTCTGTAACAGAACTAGGTCACTTGGTATCTATTGGTACGTTGCTAGCCTTTGTGATTGTGTGTGCCGGTGTTTGGTACCTGCGCGTAAAAGAGCCAGACCGTCCACGTCCGTTCAGAACGCCTTTGGTGCCGTTGGTGCCAATCTTGGGTATTCTGGTATGTTTGGGTATGATGGCCGGTTTGCCAATTGAGACCTGGTACCGACTGTTAGGCTGGATGGCCATTGGTATTGCCATTTACTTCTTCTACGGTAAGAAACACAGCGTCATCCGTAAGGAAAACAACCTGGAATAA
- a CDS encoding cupin domain-containing protein — translation MAPSHLQAQLQLPDLAGQLAFSSERFQSKILSDQGFQKVILFAFSEGQELKTHTTPINALLLVLEGECSFTFPEEGMEKTLKPGQIIQIPAKVPHSLKALSNFKMVLIK, via the coding sequence ATGGCTCCTTCTCACCTACAAGCACAACTGCAACTCCCTGACCTGGCGGGTCAACTGGCATTTTCTTCAGAGAGATTCCAGAGCAAGATCCTCTCTGACCAGGGATTCCAGAAAGTTATTCTGTTTGCTTTTTCTGAAGGGCAGGAACTGAAGACACACACCACCCCCATAAATGCGCTGTTGCTGGTGCTGGAAGGCGAATGCTCTTTTACCTTCCCGGAGGAAGGCATGGAAAAAACGCTGAAGCCTGGGCAGATTATTCAGATTCCGGCCAAAGTGCCTCATTCTCTAAAAGCGCTTTCTAATTTTAAGATGGTATTGATCAAGTAA
- a CDS encoding heavy metal translocating P-type ATPase metal-binding domain-containing protein has translation MLQTAHLETALHTCYHCGDDCQGTPIVFEDKDFCCEGCKVVYTLLAENNLCTYYSLEERPGISVKDPVLSARFAYLNDVKVQQQLLDFQNSTVSKITFHIPQMHCSSCIWLLENLNRLNTGVTDVHVNFLRKEAAITFEHAVTSLSQIVELMAHIGYEPQITLADMEAPAPKKDRSIYYKLGLAGFCFGNVMLLSFPEYFGGLQKEYGEFFGWLNIALALPVFVYSARGFFTSAWQGLQQRMINLDVPIAIGLLSLFCVSLYDILTHRGPGYLDSFTGLVFFMLIGKYVQRRTYDSLAFDRDYTSYFPIAVTILEEGQEQPISVKELQKGQRILVRNQELIPADAVLMRGTANIDYSFVTGESVPVGRKAGEVIYAGGRQLGEGIELEVVKEVSQGYLTQLWNNANYKKEDTQTVENYANAVGKYFLAVTLLIAAGALIYWIPRDTDIAIKAFTSVLVIACPCALSLATPFTLGATLRIFGKHKFYLKNSAVVEALAKADTIVFDKTGTLTEPSASQITYVGEALTEDEQRQVRSLLKHSTHPLSQRLYQHLTGAPLPVLDFMEKTGAGLSGRIADNLVEVGSAVWVGANSMKSETPTKQTRVFVALNEDVRGYFVFENVYRPGLKELVQELGKTRKLAVLSGDNDSERERLQAFFGEHAEMRFNQSPMQKLEFIQELKQKGQSPIMVGDGLNDAGALRQSDVGLALTDQVNGFSPSCDGILEANHLSRLAQFLKFSKTSRRLILAAFGVSFVYNIIGLTLAVMGEFSPIVSAILMPVSTLSVISFAVLSVKIAAKRAGL, from the coding sequence ATGCTCCAGACCGCACATCTAGAGACCGCCCTCCACACCTGCTACCATTGCGGCGATGACTGCCAAGGCACGCCCATCGTCTTTGAAGACAAGGACTTCTGCTGCGAAGGATGCAAAGTGGTATACACCTTATTAGCCGAAAACAACCTCTGTACCTATTACTCTCTGGAGGAACGGCCCGGCATTTCGGTCAAAGACCCGGTGCTGTCGGCGCGCTTTGCGTATTTGAACGATGTCAAGGTGCAGCAACAATTGTTGGATTTCCAGAACAGTACGGTCAGCAAAATCACGTTTCATATTCCGCAGATGCACTGCAGTTCCTGCATCTGGCTTCTGGAGAACCTCAATCGCTTGAACACGGGCGTCACAGACGTGCACGTGAACTTCCTGCGAAAAGAAGCGGCCATCACCTTTGAGCACGCCGTCACGTCCCTGTCACAGATAGTAGAGCTAATGGCCCACATTGGCTATGAACCGCAAATCACCCTAGCCGACATGGAGGCGCCTGCACCCAAGAAAGACCGCTCCATTTACTACAAGCTGGGCTTGGCGGGCTTCTGCTTCGGGAACGTGATGTTGTTGAGCTTTCCAGAATACTTTGGCGGTTTGCAGAAAGAGTACGGCGAGTTCTTCGGGTGGCTAAACATTGCGCTGGCTTTGCCAGTGTTTGTGTACAGCGCCAGAGGCTTTTTCACCAGTGCTTGGCAAGGTCTGCAACAGCGCATGATTAACTTGGACGTGCCCATTGCCATTGGCCTGCTGTCCTTGTTCTGCGTGAGCTTGTATGACATCCTCACGCACCGCGGGCCGGGCTACCTGGACTCGTTTACCGGTCTTGTGTTCTTCATGCTGATTGGCAAGTACGTCCAGCGCCGCACCTATGACTCCCTGGCTTTTGACCGTGACTACACGTCTTATTTTCCTATTGCCGTCACGATCCTGGAAGAAGGGCAGGAGCAACCCATCTCTGTGAAAGAACTGCAAAAAGGCCAGCGCATTCTGGTGCGCAACCAGGAATTGATTCCGGCAGACGCGGTGCTCATGCGCGGCACGGCCAACATTGACTACAGCTTTGTGACCGGTGAGTCTGTGCCGGTAGGCAGAAAAGCCGGCGAAGTCATCTATGCAGGGGGCCGGCAATTGGGCGAAGGTATTGAGCTGGAAGTAGTGAAAGAAGTGTCGCAAGGCTACCTTACCCAGCTGTGGAACAACGCCAATTACAAGAAAGAAGATACGCAGACGGTAGAGAACTACGCCAATGCCGTGGGCAAGTACTTCTTGGCCGTCACGCTCTTAATTGCCGCTGGCGCACTTATTTATTGGATTCCCAGAGACACAGACATCGCTATTAAAGCGTTTACCTCAGTACTGGTGATTGCCTGTCCATGTGCCTTGTCTTTAGCTACGCCGTTTACGCTGGGTGCCACCTTGCGCATCTTTGGCAAGCATAAATTCTACCTGAAAAACAGCGCGGTAGTAGAAGCCCTGGCCAAAGCAGACACCATCGTGTTTGACAAAACCGGCACGCTCACCGAGCCCAGCGCTTCGCAAATCACCTACGTGGGCGAGGCATTGACGGAGGACGAGCAACGCCAAGTACGCTCCCTGCTCAAGCATTCCACGCACCCTTTGAGCCAGCGCTTGTACCAGCATTTGACCGGTGCACCATTGCCCGTGCTGGACTTTATGGAGAAAACCGGGGCAGGCCTTTCTGGCAGGATTGCAGATAATTTAGTGGAAGTTGGTTCTGCCGTGTGGGTAGGTGCCAATTCCATGAAAAGCGAAACGCCTACCAAGCAAACACGCGTGTTTGTGGCATTGAATGAAGATGTACGTGGTTATTTTGTCTTTGAAAACGTGTACCGTCCGGGCTTGAAAGAACTGGTGCAGGAATTGGGCAAGACCAGAAAGCTGGCCGTCTTGTCTGGGGATAATGACAGCGAGCGCGAGCGCTTGCAGGCCTTCTTCGGGGAGCATGCCGAGATGCGGTTCAACCAGAGCCCCATGCAAAAGCTTGAGTTCATCCAGGAGTTGAAGCAGAAGGGACAGTCGCCAATTATGGTGGGGGACGGTTTGAACGATGCGGGAGCCTTGCGCCAAAGCGACGTAGGCTTGGCCTTGACGGATCAGGTGAACGGTTTCTCTCCGTCCTGTGACGGTATTCTGGAGGCCAACCACTTGTCACGCTTGGCACAATTCCTCAAGTTCTCTAAAACTAGCCGTCGCTTGATTCTGGCCGCCTTCGGGGTGTCCTTTGTCTACAACATCATTGGCTTAACCCTGGCCGTGATGGGCGAATTCTCACCAATCGTGTCTGCCATCCTCATGCCGGTAAGTACCTTGAGCGTCATTTCCTTTGCCGTGCTTTCTGTAAAGATTGCCGCCAAAAGAGCCGGTCTGTAA
- a CDS encoding exonuclease SbcCD subunit D C-terminal domain-containing protein — translation MPTHNSGGFCIFGLLHTTEKDSSGMIRVLHTADWHLGQRLANHERLEEHRAFLTWLCQTICDQKIDLLLIAGDIFDTGFPSNAALKLYYDFLREIKDTCCRDLVIIGGNHDSVSTLNAPAELLRHYKVHVVGGAPANCQDQVIVLTDDDDQPKAVVCAVPFLRDKDVRLSVPGETSEEREARLKQGICDHYNQLVPLVQHFKQQGIPVLATGHLFAAGGSGSDSEKEIHVGNLGQICGDQFPQEFDYVALGHLHRPQIVNKMPHIRYSGSPIPLSFSEITDKKQVVILEFEGAELSSIKELPIPCWRQLVRFKGTIDEVFPKILAFDNGDTALPAWAEVQLQYEHNLHDHTARLHEAFALQDQVQLLMHRPLRTIDSQSLDQQVAPEQDLADLKPKDVFLKRCEEAMEQDTYQDLVSAFDELLELMPQSEDTLAPVTAAADKALL, via the coding sequence TTGCCCACTCATAATTCAGGAGGCTTTTGTATCTTCGGGCTCTTGCACACCACAGAGAAAGACAGCAGCGGCATGATACGGGTACTACACACAGCAGACTGGCATTTGGGACAACGCTTGGCCAACCATGAGCGGTTAGAAGAGCATCGGGCGTTTTTGACCTGGCTCTGCCAAACCATCTGCGACCAGAAGATAGACCTGCTCCTCATTGCCGGCGACATCTTTGACACCGGCTTTCCCAGTAACGCCGCGCTTAAGCTCTACTATGATTTTTTGCGTGAGATAAAAGACACCTGCTGCCGGGATCTGGTCATCATTGGCGGCAACCATGACTCGGTTTCTACTCTCAACGCCCCCGCCGAACTCCTGCGCCATTACAAGGTGCACGTGGTAGGCGGCGCGCCCGCCAACTGCCAGGACCAGGTGATTGTCTTGACAGATGATGACGACCAGCCCAAAGCCGTGGTGTGTGCCGTGCCGTTCCTGCGGGACAAAGACGTGCGCCTATCGGTGCCCGGCGAGACATCTGAGGAGCGCGAAGCCCGCCTGAAGCAAGGCATCTGCGACCATTATAACCAGTTGGTTCCTTTGGTGCAGCATTTCAAGCAGCAAGGCATTCCGGTCTTGGCTACCGGCCACCTGTTTGCCGCCGGCGGAAGCGGCTCTGACAGCGAGAAGGAAATCCACGTGGGCAACTTAGGCCAGATCTGCGGCGACCAGTTCCCTCAAGAATTTGACTATGTAGCGCTAGGCCATTTGCACCGGCCGCAAATTGTGAACAAGATGCCGCACATCCGGTACAGCGGTTCTCCCATTCCGTTGAGTTTCTCAGAGATCACGGACAAAAAGCAGGTGGTCATTTTGGAGTTTGAAGGCGCCGAGTTGTCCAGCATCAAAGAACTGCCCATTCCCTGCTGGCGCCAACTGGTCCGGTTTAAAGGCACCATTGACGAAGTATTCCCTAAAATCCTGGCTTTTGACAACGGTGACACTGCCTTACCTGCCTGGGCCGAGGTGCAGTTGCAATACGAGCACAACCTGCATGACCATACCGCGCGCCTGCACGAGGCCTTCGCGCTGCAAGACCAGGTCCAGCTGCTCATGCACCGCCCCTTGCGCACCATTGACAGCCAAAGCCTGGACCAACAAGTGGCGCCTGAGCAAGACCTGGCGGACCTGAAACCGAAAGACGTCTTCTTGAAGCGCTGCGAAGAAGCCATGGAGCAGGACACGTACCAAGACTTGGTTTCTGCCTTTGATGAACTGTTAGAATTAATGCCGCAGTCAGAAGATACGTTAGCGCCTGTTACTGCCGCCGCAGACAAAGCCCTGCTTTAA
- a CDS encoding metallophosphoesterase — protein MKRFPFLVPFLFLVFSSCESLFEYHPHQIILEDDEKNLTTVNLQKLQAQTPEDTLKLIVMGDTQRFYDATVDFVQKANTFQDIDFVVHLGDISDFGMTQEFQWVHDIMQELKWPYLTVIGNHDMLGNGRKLYRRMYGDLNYAFVYGHTKFVFLDTNGREDGFQGRVPDLDWLSRQLSPMAGETWQQAVVISHAPPFDGDFDPQLELPYHQTLVQSQKVPLSLHGHRHGWDTEKKYDGEVLYHVTTSAKGRGFTYLKIWQGGYSLERISF, from the coding sequence ATGAAACGCTTCCCCTTTTTAGTGCCTTTCCTTTTCCTGGTTTTCTCTTCCTGTGAAAGCCTCTTTGAGTACCACCCGCACCAGATCATCCTGGAGGACGATGAGAAAAACCTCACCACCGTCAATTTGCAGAAGCTCCAAGCCCAAACGCCAGAGGATACCCTCAAGCTCATTGTCATGGGAGACACCCAGCGTTTTTATGACGCTACCGTTGATTTTGTGCAGAAGGCCAACACGTTCCAGGACATTGATTTTGTGGTGCACCTGGGGGATATCTCAGACTTTGGCATGACGCAGGAGTTCCAGTGGGTGCATGACATCATGCAGGAGTTGAAATGGCCCTACCTTACCGTCATTGGTAATCATGATATGCTGGGCAACGGCCGCAAGCTCTACCGAAGAATGTACGGCGACCTCAACTATGCCTTCGTGTATGGCCATACCAAGTTTGTGTTTCTGGACACCAACGGCCGCGAAGACGGTTTTCAGGGCCGCGTCCCAGACCTGGACTGGCTTTCTCGCCAACTCAGCCCAATGGCCGGGGAGACCTGGCAACAGGCCGTGGTGATCTCCCACGCCCCGCCGTTTGACGGTGACTTTGACCCGCAGCTGGAACTGCCTTACCACCAGACCCTGGTACAAAGTCAGAAAGTACCCTTGAGCTTGCACGGCCACCGCCACGGCTGGGACACGGAGAAGAAGTATGACGGCGAGGTACTCTACCACGTGACCACCAGCGCCAAAGGCCGCGGCTTCACCTACCTCAAAATCTGGCAAGGTGGGTATAGCCTGGAAAGGATATCGTTTTAA
- a CDS encoding transporter substrate-binding domain-containing protein has protein sequence MKQYFQLPLVLCICLVGLLAGCTQYPKDPEDTLTKVTGGTLVVGYSENAPWVVDGANGPSGLEADLVRGYAKTINAQIEWKKDTEQDLLHALEENQLHVVIAGITDDTPWKKNISFTRPYAELEKKKHVFCVIKGENALVTSLEKYLHSQKSVIEKRLQP, from the coding sequence ATGAAGCAATATTTTCAACTACCCTTGGTCCTGTGCATCTGCCTGGTCGGGCTTTTGGCAGGCTGTACCCAGTACCCCAAAGACCCAGAAGACACCTTGACCAAAGTAACGGGTGGTACCTTGGTGGTAGGTTATTCTGAGAATGCGCCATGGGTAGTGGATGGAGCCAACGGGCCTTCGGGTTTGGAGGCTGACTTGGTACGCGGCTATGCTAAAACCATCAACGCGCAGATAGAGTGGAAGAAGGACACCGAGCAGGATTTACTGCATGCGCTGGAAGAAAATCAACTGCACGTAGTCATTGCGGGCATCACAGATGACACCCCCTGGAAGAAGAACATCTCCTTCACCAGGCCCTACGCCGAGCTGGAGAAAAAGAAGCACGTTTTCTGCGTCATCAAAGGCGAAAACGCCTTGGTTACCTCGCTGGAAAAATATCTGCATTCGCAGAAGTCTGTCATTGAAAAACGTCTGCAGCCATGA